A DNA window from Trichosurus vulpecula isolate mTriVul1 chromosome 2, mTriVul1.pri, whole genome shotgun sequence contains the following coding sequences:
- the ISG15 gene encoding ubiquitin-like protein ISG15 has product MSLYLRVKMITGVEYSVKAEGHLTVTQLKKRIAAQASVPTYAQRLVTEGGERLLNKDLLSQYKLKTGDVLLLVVEQDQSMDILVRRDTTPNSYCIQLSQTVAQLKQMVQERERVNVNQFWLSFEGKPMEDDDHLGDHGLSPLCTIQMNLRLRGGVGGKGS; this is encoded by the exons ATG AGCCTGTATCTGAGGGTGAAGATGATCACTGGAGTGGAATACTCAGTGAAGGCAGAAGGCCACCTCACTGTCACACAACTGAAGAAACGGATCGCTGCGCAGGCCAGTGTGCCGACATATGCTCAGCGGCTGGTCACAGAAGGAGGGGAGCGACTGCTAAACAAGGATCTCCTCTCCCAGTACAAGTTGAAGACTGGAGatgtgctgctgctggtggtggagCAAGACCAGTCCATGGATATCCTGGTGCGGAGAGACACCACCCCCAACTCCTACTGCATCCAACTGAGCCAGACTGTGGCCCAGCTCAAGCAGATGGtacaggagagggagagggtcaACGTGAACCAATTCTGGCTCAGCTTTGAGGGGAAGCCCATGGAGGACGATGACCACTTGGGAGACCATGGCCTCAGCCCGCTGTGCACCATCCAGATGAACCTGCGGCTTCGTGGAGGGGTTGGAGGGAAAGGATCCTAG